From the Nodularia sphaerocarpa UHCC 0038 genome, the window TATGGATCTTTCGGTGAACCCTTGTAGAGACGTTATATCATCTCCGCTTGATTACTTATTAAAACCCAAGAACCCCACCCCGCCGGCGGGGTGGGGATTAAGGGGTGGGGTGCAATCACTGTGGAAATCATAACTAATTATGCGGACATGATATTACATGATCAGATGTCTAATTGATTTAGTAAAGTTAAGTTTATAAAGTATTCATTAATACTAGCCATGAAGACTATAAGTGGGGGAACTACTCAGACAAGACTTATAGCGGCTTTTCTCCCGTCAGGACACCACCGTGAGCTTGGAGGTGAGTTGATCAAGTAAGTCGGTCAGAAAAATTCCATGTATATGAAGAAATATAAATTATTCGTAGGGTGTGTTATGCCGTAAGGCTAACGCACCTGGAATTGTTGACACGGAAGCCGAAGTTTTGACGGTGCGTTGCGCTGCGCGACAACACACCCTACACTTAATTTGTCTTTACATAGCTATAAATATTCGTGCCTACCTACTTACTCGGCGGTATTGGGATGATCTATTATTTTAGCCTAAAAGTTTTCAAACATCTTCTCAGATTCCTAGATGAATTTTTAAAGTTAGGTAATATTTATAATTTTTTTAAATGAAATCCTTGATACTTTTTTATTTATAAACAAGGATTTATGATATACCACTAGTCATGGGATAATTTATGTTTGATTTGGCTAGCTTTTTCCAAATCATGCTTGTTGGTATATAATACTAACAAAATCATTACATTTTTTTTAAACAATCCGGGCATAAGTATTATGAATCAACAAGTCAAAGTCGTAAAACTGAGTGGAATTGTCAATACTACAAGCTCACAAGAACGGGAGGAACATATTAATCAACTTATAGAAAGTGGTGCAAAAATCGTTTTAGTTGATTGTCAAGATGTGTCCTTTATGGATAGTTCTGGCTTGGGAGCTTTGGTATTAGCTTTCAAAAGTTTACGAGCCGCAGGTACGAGACTCGTTCTCTGTTCTATTCATGAACAAGTCAGAATATTATTTGATATAACAGGTATGGATAAGGTATTTGAAATATTTTTAAATCAAGATGAGTTTAATCAGGCTGTATTATCTCCGAAATAATTAATCGAAATTAATTTGTAGGATTGATAAATCATCATCAAAAGCCTCTTTGGAGTTCAAAGCAATCAGATAATTCAATACCTGATCGAGTTGGCGATCAATGGTGTGTTGTAAGCTCACAAGTATTTGAATGAAAGCATCCAAACTCCAAAGTGTGCCATCTAATTTGGTGATTTCGTAAGCACCATCACTAAAAATATACAAGCTACTAGATTTATCAATATTGCAAGACGCATCCA encodes:
- a CDS encoding STAS domain-containing protein, encoding MNQQVKVVKLSGIVNTTSSQEREEHINQLIESGAKIVLVDCQDVSFMDSSGLGALVLAFKSLRAAGTRLVLCSIHEQVRILFDITGMDKVFEIFLNQDEFNQAVLSPK